Proteins encoded together in one Bombyx mori chromosome 24, ASM3026992v2 window:
- the LOC101739165 gene encoding probable basic-leucine zipper transcription factor G — MKTQKENVFLDKFRLLNSQECSEEITWSSSSLSDYENLDYNKSVCKNTNSVRRKRKLKKKSLNNLSNLDITIIDCTEDQKRAKNIEKSPILCKKTRISKSPILTQKNDDNSPILTTRSILNSPILLPKLSPKSTMKVKKKLFSIDPKQINKINEKTKITLNNNCNNINPNQNRINTDKIKLEIGCSNDIVKEENCENSSNDGTSKAKLDLTKKVSTFFDRNFCSQSTSEHSIHDTTDTSSMSEVEILSCKSQNEVPSKEIKKEISATTSPDSTFDNDRRKKVRYKKGGLAYRLTDLLKKQNAKISLWQHEKYLAENSNFVIPKEEYTAFRVKDVTFKYGVYILECLNFEDEKFIILINKCYVINNVLCESVLKLYKPYSILDYEEDCKLIVNVCRFEHFCIKNEFQGSCREIKLC; from the coding sequence ATgaaaacacaaaaagaaaatgtgTTTTTAGACAAATTTCGCCTATTAAATTCACAAGAATGCAGTGAAGAGATTACTTGGTCGTCCAGCTCGCTGAGTGATTACGAAAACCTAGATTACAACAAGAGTGTTTGCAAAAACACCAACAGTGTTCGAAGAAAGAGAAAACTTAAGAAAAAATCTCTTAATAACCTTTCCAATTTAGATATTACGATAATTGACTGTACAGAAGACCAAAAAAGAGCGAAAAATATTGAGAAATCACCTATTTTGTGTAAAAAGACTAGAATCAGTAAAAGTCCCATTTTGACACAGAAAAACGATGATAATTCGCCAATTTTAACTACCAGGAGTATTTTGAACAGCCCCATTCTCCTACCGAAGCTATCACCAAAGTCTACAATGAAAGTTAAAAAGAAATTATTCAGCATTGatccaaaacaaataaataaaataaatgagaaGACAAAAATAACCCTAAATAATAATTGCAATAATATCAATCCAAATCAAAATCGAATCAATACAGACAAGATTAAATTAGAAATAGGATGTTCCAATGACATTGTAAAAGAGGAAAATTGTGAAAACAGTTCAAATGATGGCACATCGAAAGCTAAATTAGATTTAACAAAAAAGGTTAGTACATTCTTTGACAGAAATTTTTGTTCACAATCTACCTCCGAACATTCTATTCATGACACCACAGACACCAGCTCCATGAGTGAAGTTGAAATTCTGTCATGCAAATCGCAAAATGAAGTACCctcaaaggaaataaaaaaagaaatatcggCCACAACGTCTCCAGACTCTACCTTTGATAATGACAGAAGGAAAAAAGTTAGATACAAAAAAGGAGGCCTAGCTTACCGTCTTACTGATTTGTTGAAAAAACAGAATGCTAAAATTTCACTGTGGCAACACGAGAAGTATCTGGctgaaaattcaaattttgtCATTCCGAAAGAAGAATACACTGCTTTCAGAGTTAAAGATGTAACGTTCAAATATGGCGTGTACATTTTAGAATGCTTAAATTTTGAGGacgaaaaatttattattttaataaataaatgttacgttattaataatgtattatgtgAATCAGTATTGAAACTGTACAAACCATACTCAATATTAGACTATGAAGAAGATTGTAAATTAATTGTGAATGTATGTAGGTTTGAACATTTTTGCATCAAAAATGAATTTCAGGGTTCTTGTAGGGAAATTAAATTGTGTTAA
- the LOC101739017 gene encoding uncharacterized protein LOC101739017 yields the protein MQNIRKMITISLSIMVLLCNVPLSQAIDCFKCVSMNGKFPPCDDPFHNNHSLQMLEASCMGGRKGRDGLFPATSCIKIAGVFDDTGETITVRGCGLDSGTATTDTEIIRMSHCGRFYYNNRYVHGCLQSCNDADACNSAKEYGPYVTVLSLIYLALIMFMS from the exons ATGCAGAATATTCGCAAGATGATTACAATCTCCTTGAGCATCATGGTTCTACTCTGCAACGTGCCTTTGT CGCAAGCCATCGACTGTTTCAAATGCGTTTCAATGAACGGGAAATTCCCGCCATGCGACGATCCCTTCCACAACAATCATTCGCTGCAAATGCTGGAGGCGTCCTGTATGGGGGGCAGGAAGGGAAGGGACGGCCTGTTCCCTGCAACTTCGTGCATTAAAATAGCCGGTGTCTTCG ATGACACAGGCGAAACCATAACAGTGCGAGGTTGTGGTTTAGACTCTGGTACGGCCACTACTGACACTGAAATCATAAGGATGTCTCATTGCGGAAGATTCTATTACAATAACAG ATACGTCCATGGCTGTCTTCAGAGCTGCAACGACGCTGACGCCTGCAACTCGGCGAAGGAATATGGACCTTATGTGACAGTCTTGTCGCTCATTTACCTCGCGCTCATAATGTTCATGAGCTAA